The following are encoded in a window of Rosa chinensis cultivar Old Blush chromosome 4, RchiOBHm-V2, whole genome shotgun sequence genomic DNA:
- the LOC112196964 gene encoding protein PELOTA 1 has translation MKVSKHRIVAGEAGSVEMKPVDSDDLWYVYNLISPGDTVRATTVRKVIRESTGRDSTAERVKLKLEIKVEEVADYDKVGSVLRIRGKNISPNEHVRLGAYHTLELELERPFVLTKDVWDSMALEELKQASDPGGSADLVVVLMQEGLAYILKVGKSVTVTCARIETSIPRKHGPSVKGYESALSRFFERVLKAFLQHVDFSVVGCAVIASPGFTKDQFHKHLLLEAERKQLKPIIENKSKIILVHSSSGYKHSLREVLDDEKIMSLIKDTKAAQEVRALQDFFSMMSNVPERACYGPKHVEVAHEKIAVQTLLITDELFRNTDVLERQKYVDLVNSVKDSGGIVHIFSSLHVSGEQLAQITGIAAILRFPLPELDDIEM, from the coding sequence ATGAAGGTTTCAAAGCACAGGATTGTTGCAGGCGAAGCCGGCAGCGTTGAGATGAAACCGGTTGATTCAGACGATCTATGGTACGTTTACAATTTGATTTCTCCAGGAGACACGGTTAGGGCTACTACTGTGAGGAAAGTGATAAGAGAATCAACTGGAAGAGACTCTACTGCAGAGCGTGTTAAGCTCAAGCTGGAAATCAAAGTTGAGGAGGTTGCTGATTATGACAAGGTCGGATCTGTTCTTCGGATTCGAGGAAAGAATATCAGTCCCAATGAACATGTAAGGTTAGGAGCATATCATACTTTGGAGCTTGAACTTGAACGACCTTTTGTGTTGACAAAGGATGTTTGGGACTCAATGGCCTTGGAGGAGCTCAAACAAGCCTCCGACCCCGGTGGTAGTGCTGATCTAGTTGTGGTGTTAATGCAAGAAGGACTAGCATATATTCTGAAAGTTGGTAAAAGCGTGACAGTTACTTGTGCACGAATTGAGACTTCAATTCCTCGCAAGCATGGACCTTCGGTTAAGGGTTATGAGTCGGCTTTGAGTAGGTTTTTTGAGAGGGTCTTGAAGGCTTTCTTGCAGCATGTCGATTTCAGCGTTGTCGGATGTGCTGTGATTGCTAGTCCAGGTTTCACCAAGGATCAGTTTCATAAACACTTGCTGTTGGAAGCAGAAAGAAAGCAGCTGAAACCTATTATCGAGAACAAGTCCAAGATAATTCTTGTGCATTCTAGCTCGGGTTACAAGCATAGTTTGAGGGAGGTTCTTGAcgatgagaaaattatgagtTTGATAAAAGATACTAAAGCAGCACAAGAGGTCCGAGCTCTCCAAGATTTCTTCAGTATGATGTCGAATGTACCAGAACGCGCCTGCTATGGACCAAAGCATGTTGAGGTTGCACATGAAAAGATAGCCGTGCAAACCCTACTGATAACAGATGAACTCTTCAGGAATACTGATGTATTAGAGAGGCAAAAATATGTTGATTTGGTGAACTCAGTCAAGGATTCAGGGGGCATTGTTCATATATTTTCTTCCTTACACGTTTCAGGAGAACAACTAGCACAAATTACAGGCATTGCTGCAATCCTTCGTTTCCCTCTACCCGAATTGGATGATATAGAGATGTAA